One segment of Streptomyces sp. YIM 121038 DNA contains the following:
- a CDS encoding endonuclease VII domain-containing protein, with protein sequence MQDYCKVCAREYAKQWDQRKRRERRELKNPAVPTGCKRCHGCDEVKPHSEWHRNANASDGLSSRCKACRAIEDREAHLKSKYGLTEAQRDEMIAAQRGLCVICLKAPAEHVDHCHETGRVRGVLCFNCNTAIGLLAEDTDAMSRAADYLEGNPWKPTLVAPGVYRLPS encoded by the coding sequence TTGCAGGACTACTGCAAGGTCTGCGCTCGCGAGTATGCGAAGCAGTGGGATCAAAGGAAGCGGCGGGAACGTCGCGAGCTCAAGAACCCTGCTGTGCCGACCGGATGCAAGCGCTGTCACGGGTGTGATGAGGTGAAGCCCCACAGTGAGTGGCACCGCAACGCGAACGCCTCAGATGGCCTGTCGTCGCGCTGTAAAGCGTGTCGGGCCATCGAGGATCGCGAGGCGCACCTCAAAAGCAAGTACGGGCTGACCGAAGCGCAGCGGGACGAGATGATCGCAGCCCAGAGGGGGCTGTGCGTGATCTGCCTCAAAGCCCCGGCGGAGCATGTGGATCACTGCCATGAGACGGGTAGGGTCCGGGGCGTACTCTGCTTCAACTGCAATACAGCCATCGGCTTGTTGGCGGAGGACACGGACGCCATGAGCCGGGCCGCTGATTACTTGGAAGGAAACCCGTGGAAGCCAACACTCGTAGCACCGGGCGTCTACCGGCTGCCTTCCTGA
- a CDS encoding ubiquitin-like protein Pup: MATKDTGGGQQKATRSTEEVEEQTQDAQASEDLKERQEKLSDDVDSVLDEIDDVLEENAEDFVRSFVQKGGQ, translated from the coding sequence ATGGCGACCAAGGACACCGGCGGCGGACAGCAGAAGGCGACGCGTTCCACCGAGGAGGTCGAGGAGCAGACCCAGGACGCGCAGGCTTCCGAGGACCTCAAGGAGCGCCAGGAGAAGCTGAGCGACGACGTCGACTCGGTTCTTGACGAAATTGACGATGTACTCGAGGAGAACGCAGAGGACTTCGTGAGGTCATTCGTGCAGAAGGGTGGACAGTAG
- the dop gene encoding depupylase/deamidase Dop yields the protein MTVRRVMGIETEYGISVPGHPNANAMLTSSQIVNAYAAAMHRARRARWDFEEENPLRDARGFDLAREAADASQLTDEDIGLANVILTNGARLYVDHAHPEYSAPEVTNPRDAVLWDKAGERIMAEAAERAAQLPGAQPIHLYKNNTDNKGASYGTHENYLMKRETPFSDIVRHLTPFFVSRQVVTGAGRVGIGQDGHEHGFQISQRADYFEVEVGLETTLKRPIINTRDEPHADAEKYRRLHVIIGDANLSEISTYLKLGTTSLVLAMIEDAFIAVDLAVDQPVRTLHQVSHDPSLQRLITLRSGRTLTAVQLQMEYFELARKYVEERYGADADDQTKDVLARWEDVLNRLEHDPMSLSGELDWVAKRELMEGYRRRDGLDWDAARLHLVDLQYADVRSEKGLYNRLVARGKMKRLLDESDVERARTKPPEDTRAYFRGRCLEQYADDVAAASWDSVIFDLPGRDSLQRVPTLEPLRGTRNHVKELLDRCRTAEDLVRVLSGG from the coding sequence ATGACCGTACGGCGAGTAATGGGCATCGAGACGGAGTACGGAATCTCCGTCCCCGGCCACCCCAACGCCAATGCCATGCTCACCTCGTCCCAGATCGTCAACGCCTACGCCGCGGCGATGCACCGGGCGCGACGCGCCCGCTGGGACTTCGAGGAGGAGAACCCGCTGCGGGACGCACGGGGCTTCGACCTCGCCCGCGAAGCCGCCGACGCCAGCCAGCTCACCGACGAGGACATCGGCCTCGCCAACGTCATCCTCACCAACGGGGCACGCCTCTACGTCGACCACGCGCACCCCGAGTACAGCGCGCCCGAGGTCACCAACCCCCGCGACGCCGTCCTCTGGGACAAGGCCGGCGAGCGCATCATGGCCGAGGCCGCCGAGCGCGCGGCCCAGCTCCCCGGCGCCCAGCCGATCCACCTCTACAAGAACAACACCGACAACAAGGGCGCCTCCTACGGCACGCACGAGAACTACCTGATGAAGCGGGAGACCCCCTTCTCGGACATCGTGCGCCACCTCACGCCCTTCTTCGTCTCCCGCCAGGTCGTCACCGGCGCGGGCCGCGTCGGCATCGGCCAGGACGGCCACGAGCACGGCTTCCAGATCAGCCAGCGCGCCGACTACTTCGAGGTCGAGGTCGGCCTGGAGACCACCCTCAAGCGGCCCATCATCAACACCCGGGACGAGCCCCACGCCGACGCCGAGAAGTACCGCCGCCTCCATGTGATCATCGGTGACGCGAACCTCTCGGAGATCTCCACCTATCTGAAGCTCGGCACCACCTCCCTCGTCCTCGCCATGATCGAGGACGCCTTCATCGCCGTGGACCTCGCCGTGGACCAGCCCGTCCGCACCCTCCACCAGGTCTCCCACGACCCGTCCCTCCAGCGCCTGATCACGCTCCGTAGCGGCCGCACCCTGACGGCCGTACAACTCCAGATGGAGTACTTCGAGCTGGCCCGCAAGTACGTCGAAGAGCGCTACGGAGCTGACGCCGACGACCAGACCAAGGACGTCCTGGCCCGCTGGGAGGACGTGCTCAACCGTCTGGAGCACGACCCGATGAGCCTCTCCGGAGAGCTCGACTGGGTCGCCAAGCGGGAACTCATGGAGGGCTACCGCCGCCGTGACGGCCTCGACTGGGACGCCGCCCGGCTGCACCTGGTCGACCTCCAGTACGCCGACGTGCGGTCCGAGAAGGGCCTCTACAACCGCCTCGTGGCCCGCGGCAAGATGAAGCGGCTCCTGGACGAGTCCGACGTCGAGCGGGCCCGCACCAAGCCCCCCGAGGACACCCGCGCCTACTTCCGCGGCCGCTGCCTGGAGCAGTACGCCGACGACGTCGCGGCGGCCTCCTGGGACTCGGTGATCTTCGACCTTCCCGGCCGGGACTCCCTCCAGCGGGTCCCGACCCTGGAGCCCCTTCGCGGAACGCGTAATCACGTGAAGGAGCTGCTCGACCGGTGTCGCACGGCGGAAGATCTGGTCCGCGTGCTCTCCGGAGGCTGA
- a CDS encoding tRNA (adenine-N1)-methyltransferase, with translation MSEPTGAARRRGPFKVGDQVQLTDPKGRHYTFTLEAGKNFHTHKGSFPHDELIGAPEGSVVRTTGNVAYLALRPLLPDYVLSMPRGAAVVYPKDAGQILAFADIFPGARVVEAGVGSGSLSAFLLRAIGDQGMLHSYERREDFAEIAQQNVERYFGGPHPAWQLTVGDLQDNLSDTEVDRVILDMLAPWECLEAVSKALVPGGILCAYVATTTQLARTVESIRELGGFNEPTAWESMIRNWHIEGLAVRPDHRMIGHTGFLLTARRLADGVEPPMRRRRPAKGAYGEDYSGPNADGGNPR, from the coding sequence ATGTCCGAACCGACCGGTGCCGCCCGCCGTCGCGGGCCCTTCAAGGTCGGGGACCAGGTCCAGCTCACCGACCCCAAGGGACGCCACTACACGTTCACGCTCGAAGCCGGGAAGAACTTCCACACCCACAAGGGTTCCTTCCCGCACGACGAGCTGATCGGCGCGCCCGAGGGCAGTGTTGTCCGCACCACGGGGAACGTCGCGTACCTCGCGCTGCGCCCCCTGCTCCCCGACTACGTCCTGTCCATGCCCCGCGGCGCCGCCGTGGTCTACCCCAAGGACGCGGGGCAGATCCTGGCCTTCGCCGACATCTTCCCCGGCGCCCGCGTCGTCGAGGCCGGGGTGGGCTCCGGTTCGCTCAGCGCCTTCCTGCTGCGCGCCATCGGCGACCAGGGCATGCTGCACTCCTACGAGCGCCGCGAGGACTTCGCCGAGATCGCCCAGCAGAACGTGGAGCGCTACTTCGGCGGCCCCCACCCCGCCTGGCAGCTCACCGTGGGCGACCTCCAGGACAATCTGTCCGACACCGAGGTCGACCGCGTCATCCTCGACATGCTCGCCCCCTGGGAGTGCCTGGAGGCCGTCTCCAAGGCGCTCGTCCCCGGCGGCATCCTGTGCGCCTACGTCGCCACGACCACGCAGCTGGCCCGCACCGTCGAGTCCATCCGCGAGCTCGGCGGCTTCAACGAGCCGACCGCCTGGGAATCGATGATCCGCAACTGGCACATCGAGGGCCTGGCCGTCCGCCCCGACCACCGCATGATCGGGCACACCGGCTTCCTGCTCACCGCCCGCCGCCTCGCGGACGGCGTCGAGCCGCCCATGCGCCGCCGTCGCCCCGCCAAGGGCGCCTACGGCGAGGACTACAGCGGTCCGAACGCCGACGGCGGCAACCCCCGCTGA
- a CDS encoding RecB family exonuclease, whose amino-acid sequence METRTDAAAASATAARPASLSPSRASDFMQCPLLYRFRVIDKLPEKPSEAATRGTLVHAVLERLFDAPAAERTAPRAKALVPGQWDRLREAKPELAELFADDAEGERLARWLADAERLVERWFTLEDPTRLEPAERELFVQAELESGLKLRGIIDRVDVAPTGEVRIVDYKTGKAPRPEYAEGALFQMKFYALVVWRLKGVLPRRLQLVYLGSGDVITYDPVPADLERVERKLLALWEAIVAATETGDWRPRPTKLCGWCDHRAVCPEFGGTPPPYPLAVRPPESGGDEQGRMGPG is encoded by the coding sequence ATGGAGACCAGGACCGACGCCGCCGCGGCGTCCGCGACGGCCGCGCGCCCGGCCTCGCTGTCGCCCTCGCGCGCCAGCGACTTCATGCAGTGTCCGCTGCTCTATCGCTTCCGGGTGATCGACAAGCTGCCGGAGAAGCCGAGCGAGGCGGCCACGCGCGGCACGCTGGTGCACGCGGTCCTGGAGAGGCTCTTCGACGCGCCCGCGGCGGAGCGGACCGCGCCGCGCGCCAAGGCCCTGGTGCCGGGCCAGTGGGACCGGCTGCGGGAGGCGAAGCCGGAGCTGGCCGAGCTGTTCGCGGACGACGCGGAGGGCGAGCGGCTCGCGCGCTGGCTCGCGGACGCGGAGCGCCTGGTCGAGCGGTGGTTCACGCTGGAGGACCCCACGCGTCTGGAGCCTGCGGAGCGGGAGCTGTTCGTGCAGGCCGAGCTGGAGTCCGGCCTGAAGCTGCGCGGGATCATCGACCGGGTGGACGTCGCGCCCACGGGCGAGGTCCGGATCGTGGACTACAAGACGGGCAAGGCCCCCCGCCCGGAGTACGCGGAGGGTGCGCTGTTCCAGATGAAGTTCTACGCCCTGGTGGTGTGGCGCCTGAAGGGTGTGCTGCCGCGCCGCCTCCAGCTGGTGTATCTGGGCAGCGGCGACGTGATCACGTACGACCCGGTGCCCGCGGACCTGGAGCGGGTCGAGCGCAAGCTGCTCGCGCTGTGGGAGGCCATCGTCGCCGCGACGGAGACGGGCGACTGGCGGCCGCGGCCGACGAAGCTGTGCGGCTGGTGCGACCACAGGGCCGTCTGTCCGGAATTCGGCGGCACTCCCCCGCCGTATCCGCTCGCGGTGAGGCCGCCCGAGTCGGGCGGCGACGAGCAGGGCAGAATGGGCCCGGGCTAG
- a CDS encoding ferredoxin, translating into MTVGHDARTVGEGQDSLEVWIDQDLCTGDGICAQYAPEVFELDIDGLAYVKDADDELLQAPGASTPVPLPLLRDVVDSAKECPGDCIHVRRVSDKVEVYGPDAE; encoded by the coding sequence ATGACCGTGGGGCACGACGCTCGGACCGTCGGTGAGGGGCAGGACTCCCTCGAGGTCTGGATCGATCAGGATCTGTGTACCGGGGACGGGATCTGCGCTCAGTACGCGCCTGAGGTCTTCGAGCTGGACATTGACGGTCTGGCGTATGTGAAGGATGCGGACGACGAGCTGTTGCAGGCTCCTGGGGCGTCGACGCCGGTTCCGCTTCCGCTGTTGCGGGACGTGGTGGACTCGGCGAAGGAGTGCCCCGGGGACTGTATTCACGTACGTCGGGTTTCGGACAAGGTCGAGGTCTATGGGCCCGACGCAGAGTGA
- a CDS encoding ABC transporter substrate-binding protein, with translation MKIRNPWLALPLSSGLAAALLTGCGSESSGSADDSDSVVVGMSDDVVATDPASGYDPGSWLLFNNVFQSLLSFPKGATEPEPEAARKCGFTDQRTKVYTCTLRQGLKFSNGNALTSKDVKFSFDRMMNINDGKGPALMFPMLDRVETPNAKTVVFKLKVPDATFPSKIASGAGSIVDHREYPANKLRADGEAIGSGPYKLDSFSKDQAVFAVNDSYHGSAKPKNEGVTLRFFHGDRKALKQAITDEKIDVAYRGLAAADISDIQQDNDRKLQVVEGTSAEVQHLVFNVKDPVAGKAGVRKAIAYLLDREALVDQVYQGTATPLYSIVPAGIGGHNTAFFDTYGARPQRDKASQALHQAGYDSKVRLTLWSTPSRYGPATDQELRAIAKQLNASGLFEADVKSVEFEQYEKDIKAGKYGVYVKGWVPDYPDPDNFTQPFFGKGNVLSNRYENDTITEKIIPSTAAQSDRTSTDKDYGRLQDLVATEVPLLPVWQAKQYAVVRENVYGVESCLDASTVFRFWELSKD, from the coding sequence GTGAAAATCCGTAACCCGTGGCTGGCCCTCCCCCTCTCCTCGGGCCTGGCCGCCGCCCTGCTGACCGGCTGTGGCTCCGAGTCCTCCGGATCGGCCGACGACAGCGACTCCGTGGTCGTCGGCATGTCCGACGACGTCGTCGCCACCGACCCGGCCTCCGGTTACGACCCGGGCTCCTGGCTCCTGTTCAACAACGTCTTCCAGTCGCTCCTGAGCTTCCCCAAGGGCGCCACCGAACCGGAGCCCGAGGCCGCCAGGAAGTGCGGCTTCACCGACCAGCGGACCAAGGTCTACACCTGCACGCTGCGCCAGGGCCTGAAGTTCAGCAACGGAAACGCCCTCACCTCGAAGGACGTCAAGTTCTCCTTCGACCGCATGATGAACATCAACGACGGCAAGGGCCCGGCGCTGATGTTCCCGATGCTCGACCGCGTCGAGACGCCCAACGCCAAGACGGTCGTCTTCAAGCTGAAGGTCCCCGACGCGACCTTCCCCAGCAAGATCGCCTCCGGTGCGGGCTCCATCGTCGACCACCGCGAGTACCCGGCGAACAAGCTCCGCGCCGACGGCGAGGCCATCGGCTCCGGCCCCTACAAGCTGGACTCCTTCAGCAAGGACCAGGCCGTCTTCGCCGTCAACGACAGCTACCACGGCTCCGCCAAGCCGAAGAACGAGGGCGTCACGCTCCGCTTCTTCCACGGCGACCGCAAGGCCCTCAAGCAGGCGATCACCGACGAGAAGATCGACGTCGCCTACCGAGGCCTCGCCGCCGCGGACATCTCCGACATCCAGCAGGACAACGACCGCAAGCTCCAGGTCGTCGAGGGCACCAGCGCCGAGGTCCAGCACCTGGTCTTCAACGTCAAGGACCCGGTCGCGGGCAAGGCCGGCGTGCGCAAGGCCATCGCCTATCTGCTCGACCGCGAGGCGCTCGTCGACCAGGTGTACCAGGGCACGGCCACGCCGCTGTACTCGATCGTCCCGGCCGGCATCGGCGGCCACAACACCGCGTTCTTCGACACCTACGGCGCCCGTCCGCAGCGCGACAAGGCCTCCCAGGCCCTCCACCAGGCCGGCTACGACAGCAAGGTCCGCCTCACCCTGTGGTCCACGCCGTCCCGCTACGGCCCGGCCACCGACCAGGAGCTGCGCGCCATAGCCAAGCAGCTCAACGCCAGCGGCCTGTTCGAGGCGGACGTGAAGTCCGTCGAGTTCGAGCAGTACGAGAAGGACATCAAGGCCGGCAAGTACGGCGTGTACGTCAAGGGCTGGGTGCCGGACTACCCGGATCCGGACAACTTCACGCAGCCGTTCTTCGGCAAGGGCAACGTCCTGTCGAACCGCTACGAGAACGACACGATCACCGAGAAGATCATCCCGTCGACGGCCGCGCAGAGCGACCGCACCTCGACCGACAAGGACTACGGCCGGCTCCAGGACCTCGTCGCCACCGAGGTCCCCCTCCTCCCGGTCTGGCAGGCCAAGCAGTACGCCGTCGTCCGCGAGAACGTCTACGGCGTGGAGTCCTGCCTCGACGCGTCGACCGTGTTCCGCTTCTGGGAGCTGAGCAAGGACTAG
- a CDS encoding response regulator transcription factor — MAIRVLLVDDQPLLRTGFRMILEAEQDIAVVGEAGDGLQALDQVRALQPDVVLMDIRMPRMDGVEATRQITGPGRDGPAKVLVLTTFDLDEYVVEALRAGASGFLLKDAPANELVQAIRVVAAGEAMLAPSITRRLLDKYAGHLPSGDEPVPDTLHTLTEREVEVLKLVARGLSNAEIAADLFVSETTVKTHVGHVLTKLGLRDRVQAAVYAYESGLVRPGAQ; from the coding sequence GTGGCCATCCGCGTCCTACTGGTCGACGACCAGCCGCTGTTGCGCACCGGTTTCCGGATGATCCTGGAGGCCGAGCAGGACATCGCGGTCGTCGGCGAGGCCGGAGACGGCCTGCAGGCTCTGGACCAGGTACGGGCGCTGCAGCCCGATGTGGTCCTGATGGACATCCGCATGCCGCGGATGGACGGGGTGGAGGCCACCCGGCAGATCACCGGGCCCGGCCGGGACGGCCCGGCGAAGGTGCTCGTCCTCACCACGTTCGACCTCGACGAGTACGTGGTGGAGGCGCTGCGCGCGGGCGCCAGCGGCTTCCTCCTCAAGGACGCTCCGGCGAACGAGCTGGTGCAGGCCATCAGGGTGGTCGCGGCCGGTGAGGCCATGCTGGCGCCGAGCATCACGCGGCGGCTGCTCGACAAGTACGCGGGGCATCTGCCCTCGGGCGACGAGCCGGTGCCGGACACGCTGCACACACTGACCGAGCGCGAGGTGGAGGTCCTCAAGCTGGTGGCCCGGGGGCTGTCCAACGCGGAGATCGCCGCGGATCTGTTCGTGAGCGAGACGACCGTGAAGACCCACGTGGGGCACGTCCTGACGAAGCTGGGGCTGCGTGACCGGGTGCAGGCCGCGGTGTACGCGTACGAGAGCGGTCTGGTGCGGCCCGGGGCTCAGTAG
- the arc gene encoding proteasome ATPase, whose product MAAHDDDINRGIRPGRGSEDPAGQVAYLEQEIAVLRRKLADSPRHTRILEERIVELQTNLAGVSAQNERLANTLREARDQIVALKEEVDRLAQPPAGFGVFLMANEDGTADIFTGGRKLRVNVSPSVELDELRRGQEVMLNEALNVVEAMEFERVGDIVTLKEILEDGERALVLGHTDEERVVRLAEPLLDVTIRAGDALLLEPRSGYVYEVVPKSEVEELVLEEVPDISYDKIGGLGGQIEMIRDAVELPYLYPDLFKEHELRPPKGVLLYGPPGCGKTLIAKAVANSLAKKVAEVTGQPAGKSFFLNIKGPELLNKYVGETERHIRLVFQRAREKASEGTPVIVFFDEMESLFRTRGSGVSSDVENTIVPQLLAEIDGVEGLENVIVIGASNREDMIDPAILRPGRLDVKIKIERPDAEAAKDIFAKYLTQRLPLHGDDLAEHGSDKAATVHAMIQSVVEQMYAESEENRFLEVTYANGDKEVLYFKDFNSGAMIENIVGRAKKMAIKAFLEQNQKGLRVAHLLQACIDEFKENEDLPNTTNPDDWARISGKKGERIVYIRTLVTGKQGADTGRSIDTVANTGQYL is encoded by the coding sequence GTGGCAGCCCACGACGACGACATCAACCGCGGCATCCGGCCGGGGCGAGGGTCTGAAGACCCAGCCGGTCAGGTTGCCTATCTCGAGCAGGAAATCGCCGTCCTGCGACGCAAGCTCGCCGACTCTCCGCGGCACACGAGGATTCTCGAAGAGCGGATCGTCGAGCTGCAGACCAACCTGGCCGGCGTATCCGCACAGAACGAACGGCTCGCCAACACCCTCCGCGAGGCCCGCGACCAGATCGTGGCCCTCAAGGAAGAAGTCGACCGGCTCGCACAGCCGCCGGCAGGCTTCGGAGTCTTCCTCATGGCGAATGAGGACGGCACCGCCGACATCTTCACCGGCGGCCGCAAACTCCGGGTGAACGTCAGCCCGAGCGTCGAGCTCGACGAGCTCAGGCGCGGCCAGGAAGTCATGCTCAACGAAGCGCTCAACGTGGTCGAGGCCATGGAGTTCGAGCGCGTCGGAGACATCGTCACCCTCAAGGAGATCCTCGAGGACGGCGAACGGGCCCTCGTGCTCGGGCACACCGACGAAGAGCGGGTGGTCAGGCTCGCCGAGCCGCTCCTGGACGTGACCATCCGCGCCGGAGACGCCCTCCTGCTCGAACCCCGCTCCGGCTACGTCTACGAGGTCGTACCGAAGAGCGAAGTGGAGGAACTGGTCCTCGAAGAGGTCCCGGACATCAGCTACGACAAGATCGGCGGCCTCGGCGGCCAGATCGAGATGATCCGCGACGCGGTCGAGCTCCCCTACCTCTACCCCGACCTCTTCAAGGAGCACGAACTCAGGCCGCCCAAGGGCGTCCTGCTCTACGGCCCGCCCGGCTGCGGCAAGACGCTCATCGCCAAGGCCGTCGCCAACTCCCTTGCCAAGAAGGTCGCCGAGGTCACCGGCCAGCCCGCGGGGAAGAGCTTCTTCCTCAACATCAAGGGGCCCGAGCTCCTCAACAAGTACGTCGGCGAGACCGAGCGCCACATCCGCCTGGTCTTCCAGCGGGCCCGGGAGAAGGCGAGCGAGGGCACCCCCGTCATCGTCTTCTTCGACGAGATGGAATCCCTCTTCCGCACCCGCGGCAGCGGCGTCAGCTCGGACGTGGAGAACACCATCGTCCCGCAGCTGCTCGCCGAGATCGACGGCGTGGAAGGCCTGGAGAACGTCATCGTCATCGGCGCCTCCAACCGCGAAGACATGATCGACCCCGCCATCCTGCGCCCCGGACGCCTCGATGTGAAGATCAAGATCGAGCGCCCGGACGCCGAGGCGGCCAAGGACATCTTCGCCAAGTACCTCACCCAGCGCCTCCCGCTGCACGGCGACGACCTCGCCGAGCACGGCAGCGACAAGGCCGCCACGGTGCACGCGATGATCCAGTCCGTCGTCGAGCAGATGTACGCCGAATCCGAGGAGAACCGCTTCCTCGAAGTCACGTATGCCAACGGCGACAAAGAAGTCCTCTACTTCAAGGACTTCAACTCCGGCGCCATGATCGAAAACATCGTCGGCCGCGCCAAGAAGATGGCCATCAAGGCCTTCCTCGAACAGAACCAAAAGGGCCTCAGGGTCGCTCACCTCCTCCAGGCTTGCATCGACGAGTTCAAGGAGAACGAGGACCTGCCCAACACCACCAACCCGGACGACTGGGCCCGCATCTCCGGAAAGAAGGGCGAGCGGATCGTATACATCCGTACGCTCGTCACCGGAAAGCAGGGCGCCGACACCGGACGCTCCATCGACACGGTGGCGAACACCGGTCAGTACCTGTAG
- a CDS encoding site-2 protease family protein, producing MAPKPAASESAAPRPAAPEPEVPVTPKPGASEPETPRPEAPASPAARPEPTEPQTTEPQTPEPGTAAPTSPPAPASRPNPARAPEPPAAPEPPAPTPPRVDIGKPRPAASSGRAGGDPAKEQPKNPGGGLLMGRPFGVPVYVAPSWFLVAALITWVFGDQLDRVLPELGGARYLVSLFFAVAFYASVLVHELAHTVAALRFKLPVRRIQLQFFGGVSEIEKESETPGREFVLAFVGPLLSLVLAGVFYVAMRAVEPDTVPGVLLAGLMISNLIVAIFNLLPGLPLDGGRMLRAVVWKITGRPMSGTVAAAWVGRALAISVLVGLPVLNQSGALGGDAQDLGGMDTVTDALLAAILAAIIWTGAGNSLRMARLREHLPELRARALTRRAVPVETDTPLSEALRRANAAGARALVVVDTDGDPMAVVREAAIVGVPEHRRPWVTVSGLAQDITEGMRVPADLAGEELLDRLRATPATEYLVVETSGEIYGVLSAADVERAFVKAMARPT from the coding sequence GTGGCACCGAAGCCCGCGGCCTCCGAGTCCGCCGCGCCGAGGCCCGCGGCCCCCGAGCCCGAGGTCCCCGTGACGCCGAAGCCCGGGGCTTCCGAGCCCGAGACCCCCAGGCCCGAGGCCCCCGCCTCCCCGGCAGCGAGGCCCGAGCCCACGGAGCCCCAGACCACGGAGCCCCAGACCCCCGAGCCCGGCACCGCCGCGCCCACCAGCCCCCCGGCACCGGCCTCGCGGCCCAACCCCGCGCGGGCCCCCGAACCCCCGGCGGCCCCCGAACCCCCGGCGCCCACGCCGCCCCGCGTGGACATCGGCAAGCCGCGCCCCGCGGCGAGCAGCGGACGCGCCGGTGGCGACCCCGCCAAGGAGCAGCCCAAGAACCCCGGCGGCGGTCTCCTCATGGGCCGCCCCTTCGGGGTGCCCGTGTACGTGGCGCCCAGCTGGTTCCTCGTCGCCGCCCTCATCACCTGGGTCTTCGGCGACCAACTGGACCGCGTCCTGCCCGAGCTCGGCGGCGCCCGCTATCTCGTCTCGCTGTTCTTCGCCGTCGCCTTCTACGCCTCCGTGCTCGTGCACGAACTCGCCCACACCGTGGCCGCCCTCCGCTTCAAGCTGCCGGTGCGCCGCATCCAGCTCCAGTTCTTCGGCGGCGTCAGCGAGATCGAGAAGGAGTCCGAGACCCCCGGCCGCGAGTTCGTGCTCGCCTTCGTCGGCCCCCTGCTCTCCCTCGTGCTCGCCGGTGTCTTCTACGTCGCCATGCGCGCCGTGGAACCCGACACCGTGCCCGGCGTCCTGCTCGCGGGCCTGATGATCTCCAACCTCATCGTGGCGATCTTCAACCTGCTGCCCGGCTTGCCCCTGGACGGCGGCCGCATGCTCCGCGCCGTCGTCTGGAAGATCACCGGCAGGCCGATGAGCGGCACCGTCGCCGCCGCCTGGGTCGGCCGCGCCCTCGCCATCTCCGTCCTCGTCGGACTGCCCGTCCTCAACCAGTCCGGCGCGCTCGGCGGCGACGCCCAGGACCTCGGCGGCATGGACACCGTCACCGACGCCCTGCTCGCCGCGATCCTCGCCGCCATCATCTGGACCGGCGCGGGCAACAGCCTGCGCATGGCCCGCCTCCGCGAGCACCTGCCCGAGCTGCGCGCCCGCGCCCTGACCCGGCGCGCCGTCCCGGTGGAGACCGACACGCCGCTGTCCGAGGCCCTGCGCCGGGCCAACGCGGCCGGCGCCCGCGCCCTCGTCGTCGTCGACACCGACGGCGACCCCATGGCCGTCGTCCGCGAGGCCGCCATCGTCGGCGTCCCCGAGCACCGCCGCCCCTGGGTCACGGTCAGCGGCCTCGCCCAGGACATCACCGAGGGCATGCGCGTCCCCGCCGACCTCGCGGGCGAGGAGCTGCTCGACCGGCTGCGCGCCACCCCCGCCACCGAGTACCTCGTCGTCGAGACCTCGGGCGAGATCTACGGAGTCCTGTCCGCGGCCGACGTCGAGCGCGCCTTCGTCAAGGCCATGGCCCGGCCCACCTGA